Genomic segment of Cygnus olor isolate bCygOlo1 chromosome 20, bCygOlo1.pri.v2, whole genome shotgun sequence:
ACTATGAATTATCATGAACTCTGTATGTATTATTtgactgtattttgaaaagagggaagcaaaagaaaatgaaatagcatCATTTTTATCTGTTATGAATTTTATACAGTTTAGATTATATGGTTCTCTAGAAGCATTAAACgcataaaattaaatttcaggtGCAGTAGTAATGCATACTGATTTTCTGGAGACCGTTTCACATGACtagtataataataataaattagatCAAAATGCACGAAAgtaatttcagattaaaaaaatcactatatAGTGGCTGTATTTTACATGATTTGTCTCATACAGAGACATTCAGAGACCTGAACTCTAAACAGTAcagggaaaaaagtgtttgatCCCAAACACTTAACATTAACACAATCCCCGTCATTACAAAAATGTTCCACATGCAGGAATTTATACTAAAACAATCTGAGCACGTTTGAGTGATGTTCCATTACAGTAGCAGTAtttggaaactttaaaaaaatattacactCTAACTGCAGAAGTGAGGcaagaacaggaaataaaagtaacagaACTGTTAACAGCTTTTAACTCAGGCTTGGCTTGTCTCTTTCAATCTTTAAGGTATAAAACAAgacaattttctttgcttttgtgacAATACTGTTTGTCAATACTTCTGCGAgtgtttcatattttgttttgcatccATAACCATTTAGGTGAATGATTAAAGTTATTTTGAACCATACTTCAGACTTCTTTCCCCAATGCCTTTTTCtgataatgtgaaaaaaataataattatgacATTCTCTTTAAAGTTGCTTAACTTCAAACGATCAGTAATACTGAAAATCTGTCTGCTGCTTGTAAAATCAGTGACAAACCTGCTGGTTATACAAATGGCAACAGGCATGAAAGTTCAAACAGTGAgtctaatattatttttatactacGTATAACATAACATTGTCTGCTGCCTGTAAAGTGGTACTTCAAAAGTTCAATTTAGCATGTTCTACTTTATTTCTGATGTAGGAGAGGACGCATTTCAATAGACTGCAGGGAAATGGTGCGCAGCCAAATAATACTGGTTCTTATCTCTGGAGAAATCTGGAAATCGCTTTCTACCGAAACACCCTCAGATGTTTCCATGAGTGAAAGAAATGTATATACCAGTACCAGGAGtccaacaaaaaacagatttactaCGTATCGATTGCAAACAACCGGACCCAGTCTGCACACGTTTGGCAGAGCACTGACTGCTGTGATGACAACACCTCGCCCGACTGGAATATGCAAAGAGCCTAGCAATGAAAGCCTAGCAGCAATGATAATTGCCTAATTTTGGTTAGTATGATAATTGCTATTATTGTGATTATTCTGTGGAAGTGCTGCAAAAGGCCCCTTCTAGTCAATTCAAACTGGGCTGGTCGTTCTCCGTTTGCAGATGGAGACACACCAGATATCTTTATGGACTCTGGCCAGGCTACCAAGCGTTCATCGGTTTTATCTGTGTTGCCTTGGAAATTTAGAGAAGATACACACTTCCAGCATGACCTTATCACGTCAGAGAAACCATCCAACTGCACCACCAGTCATGAAAGCAGCCAACTGCCTCCACCAGCAGAAGACTGCTCTGCAGCCAGTATCTCCGTTTCCAGCGCCGCTGCACCGCCCGTCTCAGACGCAGCAAGCTGCACAGCTGGCTCGTGTCCTCACCCCTCTTCCGGGTCCTCTGACCTGCCACCTCCACCTGACTGGCTCAGGGAACCAACTGAGGATCACAGTTTGGATCCCAGTAAACAAGAAGAACTTCACtcagaaataaaggaacaaTTTCCCCCCCCTCCTGAGCTAATCATTTAAGAGATTCATGAATCACTGCCACAGCCAGAACACCCTCCACAGATGGCCAAAATCACTTTCCAACatgcttctcatttttcttaaatgaagcATTCTTCAAATAACTGAACAATGGAGAAGTTGCCACAAGCAGGAACAACCAAACCACAGCATGAGCAATGGTTCCCCAGCACTTACTGACTTCAGCTTTCATAGAAGGGAACAACTTAGTTCTGCCCAAAACAAATCATGCCAAAATACAATACAGATGGAGCCCACTGCAAAGACAAGTAGCAACTCCAGATTTTGGAGACTATGGAAAACAGCATGCATACCTTTGTGTGTCagcacatacatatacatagcATACAGATGGACACGGAGCTTTCAAGAAACAGTATGAGCTTTAGAGGTACTCAGAGCTTCTAACAACTGTTTGTCCTATTAGGCTGTACAAGT
This window contains:
- the EVI2B gene encoding LOW QUALITY PROTEIN: protein EVI2B (The sequence of the model RefSeq protein was modified relative to this genomic sequence to represent the inferred CDS: inserted 1 base in 1 codon; substituted 1 base at 1 genomic stop codon), which produces MSRRGRISIDCREMVRSQIILVLISGEIWKSLSTETPSDVSMSERNVYTSTRSPTKNRFTTYRLQTTGPSLHTFGRALTAVMTTPRPTGICKEPSNESLAAMIIXLILVSMIIAIIVIILWKCCKRPLLVNSNWAGRSPFADGDTPDIFMDSGQATKRSSVLSVLPWKFREDTHFQHDLITSEKPSNCTTSHESSQLPPPAEDCSAASISVSSAAAPPVSDAASCTAGSCPHPSSGSSDLPPPPDWLREPTEDHSLDPSKQEELHSEIKEQFPPPPELIIXEIHESLPQPEHPPQMAKITFQHASHFS